In one Parvibaculum sp. genomic region, the following are encoded:
- the cueR gene encoding Cu(I)-responsive transcriptional regulator — protein MNIGEAAKASGVSAKMIRYYESVGLIDPAARSESGYRVYSENDLHVLRFVKRARTMGFSMERIETLLGLWRDDDRNSAEVKKLALGHVVELERQIAEMQAVAATLRKLAATCHGDNRPDCPILDDLSAEHDAPARAPKRRRP, from the coding sequence ATGAACATCGGCGAAGCGGCGAAGGCCTCGGGCGTCTCGGCCAAGATGATCCGCTATTATGAGAGCGTCGGCCTGATCGACCCGGCGGCGCGCAGCGAGAGCGGCTATCGCGTCTACAGCGAAAACGACCTGCATGTGCTGCGCTTCGTCAAGCGCGCGCGGACGATGGGTTTCTCGATGGAGCGCATCGAAACGCTGCTCGGCCTCTGGCGCGACGATGACCGCAACAGCGCCGAGGTGAAGAAGCTGGCGCTCGGCCATGTCGTCGAACTGGAAAGACAGATCGCCGAAATGCAAGCCGTCGCCGCCACGCTGCGCAAGCTCGCCGCGACCTGCCACGGCGACAACCGGCCCGATTGTCCGATCCTCGACGATCTTTCGGCGGAACACGATGCGCCGGCGCGGGCGCCGAAGCGGAGGCGCCCATGA
- the blaOXA gene encoding class D beta-lactamase gives MPVRWILAILAALLMLPTLAGAQSSNFEERPDLGRFFDAAGITGTFAMHDVQGNTLTLVHPARALRRDVPASTFKIANSLIALETGAVADVDEVLPYGGKPQPFPQWERDMSMREAIRASNVPVYQEVARRIGLERMRGMLERLGYGNADPGDVVDRFWLDGPLEISAVEQARFVAALATNALPLTDRSQTQVREILLMEEIDGAKLYGKTGWAFYEDKTDLGWFVGWVERDGRIFAFALNMDMTEIEQAGLRIALAKRFLGELGAL, from the coding sequence ATGCCCGTCCGATGGATACTCGCGATCCTTGCCGCTCTCCTCATGCTGCCGACGCTGGCGGGCGCGCAATCGTCCAACTTCGAGGAACGTCCTGACCTTGGACGGTTCTTCGATGCAGCCGGCATCACCGGCACTTTCGCGATGCATGACGTGCAGGGCAATACGCTCACGCTCGTTCATCCGGCGCGCGCGCTGCGCCGCGACGTGCCGGCCTCGACCTTCAAGATCGCCAACAGCCTGATCGCGCTCGAAACCGGCGCGGTGGCGGATGTCGACGAGGTGCTGCCCTATGGCGGCAAGCCGCAACCCTTTCCGCAATGGGAACGCGACATGAGCATGCGCGAGGCGATCCGCGCCTCGAACGTGCCGGTCTATCAGGAGGTCGCGCGGCGCATCGGCCTCGAACGCATGCGCGGCATGCTGGAACGGCTCGGCTATGGTAATGCCGACCCCGGCGATGTTGTCGATCGCTTCTGGCTCGACGGGCCGCTCGAAATCAGCGCGGTGGAGCAAGCCCGCTTCGTTGCCGCGCTGGCGACAAACGCCTTGCCGCTGACGGACCGCAGTCAGACACAGGTGCGGGAAATCCTGCTGATGGAAGAGATCGACGGCGCGAAACTCTACGGCAAGACCGGCTGGGCCTTTTACGAGGACAAGACCGATCTCGGCTGGTTCGTCGGCTGGGTGGAACGCGACGGCAGGATTTTCGCCTTCGCGCTCAACATGGATATGACGGAGATCGAGCAGGCGGGCTTGCGCATCGCGCTTGCGAAGCGGTTTCTGGGAGAGTTGGGCGCGTTGTAA